The following are encoded in a window of Spea bombifrons isolate aSpeBom1 chromosome 2, aSpeBom1.2.pri, whole genome shotgun sequence genomic DNA:
- the EEF1AKMT1 gene encoding EEF1A lysine methyltransferase 1: MEGGDDDDGVPQLSGDTLAALQEFYAEQQQRDALKSGIDKFSVGSVEEDWQLSQFWYDDKTAFSLAKEAIEASGENGRIACISAPSIYQKLKSLDAENMSMCLLEYDRRFSVYGEDFIFYDYNNPLNLPEKLKHHSFDIVIADPPYLSEECLRKTAETIKYLSKGKILLCTGAVMEDLAAAVLGLKICKFIPKHTRNLANEFRCYSNYELGLDSQLE, encoded by the exons ATGGAAGGTGGCGATGATGACGATGGGGTTCCCCAGCTTTCTGGAGACACGTTGGCTGCGCTGCAGGAGTTTTATGCCGAGCAACAGCAGCGAGACGCCCTGAAATCTGGAATAGATAAGTTCTCTGTAGGCTCTGTGGAGGAGGATTGG CAATTAAGCCAGTTTTGGTATGACGATAAAACTGCATTTAGTCTGGCCAAGGAAGCCATTGAGGCCAGTGGAGAAAACGGCAG AATTGCCTGTATTAGTGCTCCCAGTATTTACCAGAAACTGAAAAGCCTGGATGCAGAGAACATGTCTATGTGTTTGCTGGAATACGACAGACGGTTTTCAGTGTACGGAGAGGACTTCATCTTCTACGATTACAACAACCCATTAAACTTGCCAGAAAAGCTCAAACATCATAGTTTTGATATAGTAATAGCTGATCCTCCATACCTGTCTGAAGAGTGTCTGCGCAAAACGGCTGAAACCATCAAATATCTCAGTAAAGGCAAAATCTTGCTGTGCACAG GTGCAGTGATGGAAGATTTAGCAGCAGCTGTACTCGGTCTCAAGATTTGCAAGTTTATTCCGAAGCACACAAGAAACCTGGCAAATGAATTCCGATGTTACTCCAATTATGAACTAGGATTAGATTCCCAATTGGAATGA